ATGGGTTCAAAAAAGAAACCCTAGGATAAATCTTTGCTCAGACTTTagtgggaattttttttttttttttttgtcatcatCGTCTTATCTATATTATCCTACTACTGTAAAAGGGAGATCCAACTGGACCTATGGGGACCAATGAAAACTGAACCACAATCCGATCAGTTTGATGCACGGCGCactcatttgaatattttagatAAGTCACGTATTGTGGCAATtggtgaaaaataaaaattgaacacTTGATCTCCCACCCCCATCAAGTCTAAGGACAAAGGCAGTGGTTCAGAATTTAGTAGAAATTGatatatttgtataatctactctatcctaatctaggagGGAGGGGGAGGCTGTGGAAGGGGGCTAGTGGATATACAGACCCAACTAGACCAAGGGAATGTCATGGCACAacccttagatttttttcgctACAGGTGAGATTTGAACTCTTACCTACAGCTCAAGGAGGGACTTAAGCCCCTCactggtggccactgagccattggcccTGTGGTTAGTCACTTATGATCTCTTCGAATGGTAAGGAATCAGTTGTGTACGGACAGGGGTTCGCAATTCAAAATGTTGCTATTCTATAGTTCTGATTGCATTACAAATAATTATCGAGCACTTCATCAATAGCAGCTGCACGTACTCTAAATATAAGAGGAAAAACATTAGTCACTTGCGCCGGCATCGAATATAACTCAAAGAAATTCTACGacatttatgtatttactttttgtttctttacaAATCGAATCAAGCAACATTGGCCAACTTGGTAAGCAATATAGCTAagtaggagttttttttttctttgggtttgataatttattctacacaaattaagaaaaaggaaaatagaatACAAGTACTATCATGTCTTATGGTAACACAGTACTTCGTGCTGTCCTTTTACGCATGAAGGGATTCAAGGTAAGTAAATTAAACGTCAATCAAATGATGTACATAAAAATTATTCTATCATGTTGGATGTAGGTTTGTTTAGTCAACTGCAGAGAAGATGCCTAAAATTCACGggggaaaaagtaaaaaaaaaaaaaaaaaaaactaacaaacACCAAAGATAATAAATTGTAGATGCATACAATTTATGTACGCGcgcgtgtgtgtatatatatatatatatgcaaataTGTCAAAAAGGTTTACTAGTTTAGCAAAAATGATGAATAATGTGGATTCACATAGCCATATGgtaatttataattttatatcATGCAAGTCAAGGTAGTTTGAAGACGAATTTGATGATGAATAACATCACACCTCAAGTGCGAGGAACTATATTAGTCtatttttttcatgaaatttggaaaattgCCCAAACCCTTGATAAGTATCCAATGCTCCACTAATGAATGTATTATGTATTTATTATCATTCTACATTCTCCtcttctttatatatatatatatatatatatatatatatatatatatgtttccCATCTATTATgacttttaattaattatagaTTATGATTTTGAATAATCAATTTTTGTATTGTTTTCGAACTAAAAAATCATCCTTCTATTTTGTTTTTGGATTATTGACTCAAATTGCACGCATGGGCTGTCGTAAATCCAGTAAACCTAACAAGGAGGATGGAGACCGTTCCCAGATTGTCTCATTAAACAAAAACCCAATTAGCACTAGTTAAATGGGCCTCTTAGGCGCTGGTGCATAATCAGAGCCCAGATTCTGTCCTTGGCCGCTGGCTGTTGGGCAGTCCCAACTGGCCTTTATTCTCGTCAACTGGCCACGTGGCACCACCCATTCACTTTCTACTGTTTCCCTCCACTTGCCTTTTTGCACCTTTTTTCGTCTTTATCAACTAGTACTTGTCAAATCCAAAAGAAAATGTTAAATTAATTATGGGAGGAGCACCAGCACCAGCACCAGCACCAGCAGAATGGGAAAGAAACCCATTAAACCCGTTTACTTGCCAGCTGccattttacttacttttaagACGTTCTCCGAGTCACCGCCGTCTCTTCTGAATTTCTTCTTTCACTCATCCTCATCGTCGCCGTCGCCGTCACCATTTCATCATCTCTGCCTCTTCAACCTCTGCTCCTATTTATGCTTGATTTTCTAGAGGGAGGAATTTTTAGGTGAGGCATGAATTATGCAGTGAAGCAGAAGAGAAGTATACGGAAGCTTGATCGGAGAAACGCGATCAAGAACATCGATTATGATGCGTCGGACTCGCCTTCGACGTCGTCTTCATTCGACGAGTCATCGACCCACCGGGGACGATATCTGGACCCGCGCCAGCTGTCTGAGCGGACTAGCTTTAgaattgaaggaattgaagGCGAGTTTGATCTGATTTGTCGGTCGCTAGGGCTTTCTGGACCTGACGATTTCTCGATTCCGGTCGCCGCTTGGGAAGCTAGTAAAGTTTCTTCTCCTTCTGCCCAAATTAGGAGTTCCAGGTTCCGTGGTAATTTCGGTGATAACGATCAGTTAGCCGAGAGTTTTTCTGCTACGGTCGGTCTTAGAGATCAGCTTAAGTGCGACAGCGACTGTGCCGAATTAGCTAAAATTGATGCTATTGTTggtaaaacaagtaaaaaagaTGATTACGGAGATGGTAAATTGCTCTACTTGAAAGTCGCCGGAAGGGATGGTTGTGGAGATGATAATTTGTGCAATGAAGTTATTAGAGGTCTCAGGCCGCCTAAATTGGCTCCTCCGCCAGTTGTTTCAAGCAGGACTGTGGACAACACTAGTTCAACATGGGATTTATTCAGGGCTTTTGGTCCTCCGGATGATAGGGGTTTAAATGGCTCTAAGCAGAGTAAGGTGGAGAATGGGGTAGCGGATCAAAATTATGCTCAGGAGTTGGAGAGTATGAGCAATCAGGCTATTGTTTCAGAATCTTGTTCGGATTCGtcaaatgatgaaaatgacACCGATGATAATTCATTAAATTTGATGGCTGAATCTGTCTATTGTGTTTCACCAAGTGCTACATATAGGCGCAGCATCAACTCTTGGCAAAAGGGAGAATTCCTTGGGAGTGGATCTTTTGGGACTGTCTATGAAGGCTACACGGAGTAAGAGTTATTTATTATATTGATTATCTTGTGCATCATAATGAGTTAGTGAAGCTAACAGCGCAAATGATTTTACGAGCTAAGAAAAAGGTGAATATAGTTTGTTTAATATAGATAGAAGCTGGAATCATGATAGAGATCTTGGTTCTAGATACTTCCAACTGGAAATGGGAGAATGCAGAATGCATTTGGTTGGGCCTTTGATCAAAAAAATTGGTAGGACTATATTTGCGCTAACCATCCTAACTTGTAAATAGATGCCTAAGGCCCTTTGTCCTTCAGCAATCTATTTTGCCAGTTTCTCCTCAGTTTTGTGTATTAAGTGTAAATTTCTCCAAAATAACACGATTGCTGGGTATCCCTGTTTGTCTAACTGAAAGAGTGCATGTCATCTACTTTTCCATTTCTACCTGCTATCTTTGTTTCctttattaatttaaataaccaGTGTCCATTTAATTCCTCTTCTAGAGGGGGAAAAAATTGTCTTTTGTTGAATCGAAGGAAGGATTAATTTATATCTTATGTCATCTCTTATGATGTTCCCCATCTTGCAGTGATGGGTTATTTTTTGCTGTAAAGGAGGTTTCTTTACTTGATCAAGGAAGCCAAGGGAAGCAAAGTATTTATCAACTTGAGCAGGTAGGTTAATGTAATTTTTTTCTGATCCTTTGGCAGATTTTTATTTAGTGTGAGTCAGATTTGTATGCTTCATATTGGATGACATTTTCTTTTACTGTCTTGTATAaatacttgattttttttaacgctTATATTTTCCATTTGTTGGTTCAGGAGATTTTGCTTTTGAGTCAATTCCAGCATGACAATATAGTCCAATATCTTGGCACTGAGAAGGTATACTTATGAGCATGTTAGTGGATTGTTATATTATCTTCTATACTACTTTCCAGGTTTAATGTGCAATGCCACTTGAATGGTAACTATATGGTTACAATTGAGTACTCATTTTAATCCCAGAGGTTGTATATGGATGAGATATGCAGTTGCCATCACAGCTGCAATCTACTGAGTGAGAACATGATTTAAAGGGTTAAACTTTACTTATAAATTAATACTGTAAATCTCTTTTTTCAGTTGATGGTGGCAGACCCTATAAATCCAGTGTTAGTTCTCATTTAATTAAAAAGTTTTGAACTTTTGAGAAGTAGCTCGTGTTTGGACGTATTTGGTGATAGAAAACTGAAAGATTTTGAAATGAAACCCTGTCACACTTGTTCATTGGGCCACATGATTTTTATGTAGCACGTGCAGATAATTACTTGTGGTTGTTATTCAGGGGGCCACTGGTTTGTATCTGACATTTTTGTATAAGGGgtttcttaaaaaataaaactatattaTCCTACTTTGGCTGGTTCCCTTTCAAGCTTTTAAGTTCATTATGGAGCGATCAGTTGATCTGTTTCAAACCTTTCTATGCTTTACGGATTTAATCACCATGGCTTTTGTTTAGATTACGTTGATATCATCAATTCTTCATGGATCTTGGAGTTTTATGGTCTTTTTGTCAAGGATATACCTGTATGTAATTAGATGCAGAAACAGGGATTTGACATTTGCACTGCTTTGGTTCGTTTTGAACATTATAATTGAGGCCCTTTAAGTTTGCTGACTTTTTTTTCTGGCAATAAATTGTAAAACATCTGGTGcgtaaaaaaaagaatatagcATCTGGCATAATCTTGAGATTTTTCTACTAGCGGAATTAAAGTAAAACACATGGAACTTTCTTGAGTTTCATCATATTTACAGATGTCTGACCAAACTTGTGTAAAATATATTGACGTTTTCTTACATGGTATAacttctaaaatattttttcaaatatatactGCAATGACCTCTCTCTATTTTAGGTACAACCCTTGAATGAATAAGTTCAAAGAAGGTTAATATAATTTGAAGAGGCACGAAGTAGATAGTGTTTTTGTTGGATGTCTGACCAAACTTGTGTAAAATACATTGACGTTTTCTTACATGGTATGActtctgaaaatttttcaaatatctaATGCAATGGCCTCCTCTCTCTATTTTAGATACAACCCTGAATTTTGATCTAAAATAAGTTCAAAAAAGATTAATATAATTTGACGAGACATGAAGTAGatagtgtttttgaaaaaaaattattgttgtCTATAAGTAACTGTTTTATTAACTTCTTTTTCTCATACTAATTTGGCAGTATTTGGTTATTTTATGATGTTAACTGAGGAGAAATTTTATATTTCCAGGATGATAGTAAACTATATATCTTCTTGGAGCTTGTAACCAAAGGTTCACTTTTAAGTCTCTACCAAAAATATAATCTACGCGATTCCCAAGTCTCTGCATACACAAGGCAGATCTTGAGTGGATTAAATTATCTTCATCAGCGAAATGTGGTGCACAGGTAAGGAGATTGATTATCTTAATAACTGTATTTTCGTTTCTATTTCTTGTTGAATatgtaattcttttttttttgtcataaaaATTGGTTTTCCTTTCCATGTTCctttaattttactattaatgGAAGTGCATAATGCAGTCAACTACCTTAGCATTGCTTGTAAAAGATGGACCATTGTTTATTCGTTATGCTGTTCATGATTTAGAACCTATTCTTAGAAATTTTAATGGGTTGTTGAGTTGATTATGTCCTAAAGTTACAAAaggttcttcttcttttttttctttttaactccACAGTTATTTGTAGAAGTCTGAACGTAAATGAAACAGGAGGGTGTGTGAAGTATAAAAGGAAGATAGTATGATAAACACAAGCAATATTAGATAATACTTAGTTACTTTTGTTGTTGAATAGGTTCCAAGCAAATGATCAGATACTCTTTAAGTACTCGtcataaagtttgaaaaattatcttgCCAATGAGAAAAAAAGATTCAATATTTTGCACTTCCTGGTTTAAAATACTGTTCTCGATTCACTACTGCCGCCATAATGCTATATTATATGATTTTGCTATTACCATATGACATAATAATGACGAAATTCTGAGCAAGTGATGAATTACTCTGAAGCAATTCTTGGAGTTTGAAGACTTATCTTCTTGTTGTAGTATGCCTTGAATTTTATGGTTATACATCTCCTGGAGTTAGGATCACTACTTCAACTAATTGTCACTCTGTTTTTGCATGAAGAAGCTTTAGTCTCTCAAAACTATAGTTATTTATCTGTCTTTATGACAGTCATTTGATCTgcagtaaatttggaaacattGTAATTAACCACCAAATAGGTTTTCCTGGGTCTCTTGTGAATGGCACGTTGAAATGGTTATCAGACTTCTAAGCAATGAAAAGAATTTTGAAGTCACTGGGGAAGTTATTAAATAGTAATTTGCTTTTTGGTATTCTTCTTGAGATAGAATCAGTAATGTGCAATGACACCATCAACCCTTTCATGTTGTGTGTTAAGGTATATATTtgttaaactgaaatttgaagtcTGCAACTGAACGAAATAATCCTTTAGCACCTTCCAGCACATGGTGTTAGTAGCTCTCCATCTCCGTCAGTGCCAAGGTTACTTATCACTACATAACTCATCACTAATAATAATTGGTTTTAAGCTTACACCGTAGTTGAAACATTGTTCTATGAAAAGTATATGACCTATTGATGTTCTTGGAAATACATTACAAATCTGGaatatttcatgttttgatGGTTAAATATATCAAATCTCACATCCAATTTTCTCAATCTGGAGTTTTGCATTGGATTTTAATGACTCTTTTTGAGTAGTATTCATACATGATGAAGAGCAGGAAAAGATTATAAGAATTATATTAAGTTGATTCATCTTGGTGGGTTTTATGTGCACAACTTGAGGATCTTGAAATCATAATTGTCAAAACATAACTTTAAATCATTTTATTTCTAAGTCTAATGTTACTTTTTTCCCGTCTTCAGGGATATTAAATGTGCCAATATACTGGTTGATGTGAGCGGCTCTGTGAAAGTTGCAGATTTTGGGGTGGCAAAGGTTGGTATACTTGAATTCCActttaaaattaaaagaaaggaaaagcattTACCTTAGGATGCATCAATAATTTTGATGTTGTGTATCTCTGCAGGCAACCAAATTGAATGACATAAAATCTTGCAAGGGGACTCCATATTggatggctccagaggtttctCTGTGTTCTCTAATGACTATTTCTTAAGAtctttagttaattttttttttttgtttgaagctctactAACCATTAAAATTTTACTGCATAGCTCCATAAACATTCAATAGCATAATGATGCATTTTAAGTCTGTGAAACAGTATAAGATGAATACAGACATGGTAATTAGGTAGATATTCAGAGATACAATGAAATTACTAATGAAAGGCAATTGTCAATCGGTTCGGATGTTTACATATCGGTCTTCTGATGTTTACATATCGGTCTTCTATTTCTCCAAATTC
This portion of the Coffea arabica cultivar ET-39 chromosome 2e, Coffea Arabica ET-39 HiFi, whole genome shotgun sequence genome encodes:
- the LOC113731824 gene encoding mitogen-activated protein kinase kinase kinase 1, giving the protein MNYAVKQKRSIRKLDRRNAIKNIDYDASDSPSTSSSFDESSTHRGRYLDPRQLSERTSFRIEGIEGEFDLICRSLGLSGPDDFSIPVAAWEASKVSSPSAQIRSSRFRGNFGDNDQLAESFSATVGLRDQLKCDSDCAELAKIDAIVGKTSKKDDYGDGKLLYLKVAGRDGCGDDNLCNEVIRGLRPPKLAPPPVVSSRTVDNTSSTWDLFRAFGPPDDRGLNGSKQSKVENGVADQNYAQELESMSNQAIVSESCSDSSNDENDTDDNSLNLMAESVYCVSPSATYRRSINSWQKGEFLGSGSFGTVYEGYTDDGLFFAVKEVSLLDQGSQGKQSIYQLEQEILLLSQFQHDNIVQYLGTEKDDSKLYIFLELVTKGSLLSLYQKYNLRDSQVSAYTRQILSGLNYLHQRNVVHRDIKCANILVDVSGSVKVADFGVAKATKLNDIKSCKGTPYWMAPEVVNRKNHGYGLAADIWSLGCTVLEMLTGRIPYSHLEGMQALFRIGRGERPPIPNSLSRDAQDFILECLQVNPDARPTAAQLLNHPFVRKLPSAFPSPVSPHYSGTRP